In Homo sapiens chromosome 11, GRCh38.p14 Primary Assembly, one DNA window encodes the following:
- the HYOU1 gene encoding hypoxia up-regulated protein 1 isoform X2, with protein MADKVRRQRPRRRVCWALVAVLLADLLALSDTLAVMSVDLGSESMKVAIVKPGVPMEIVLNKESRRKTPVIVTLKENERFFGDSAASMAIKNPKATLRYFQHLLGKQADNPHVALYQARFPEHELTFDPQRQTVHFQISSQLQFSPEEVLGMVLNYSRSLAEDFAEQPIKDAVITVPVFFNQAERRAVLQAARMAGLKVLQLINDNTATALSYGVFRRKDINTTAQNIMFYDMGSGSTVCTIVTYQMVKTKEAGMQPQLQIRGVGFDRTLGGLEMELRLRERLAGLFNEQRKGQRAKDVRENPRAMAKLLREANRLKTVLSANADHMAQIEGLMDDVDFKAKVTRVEFEELCADLFERVPGPVQQALQSAEMSLDEIEQVILVGGATRVPRVQEVLLKAVGKEELGKNINADEAAAMGAVYQAAALSKAFKVKPFVVRDAVVYPILVEFTREVEEEPGIHSLKHNKRVLFSRMGPYPQRKVITFNRYSHDFNFHINYGDLGFLGPEDLRVFGSQNLTTVKLKGVGDSFKKYPDYESKGIKAHFNLDESGVLSLDRVESVFETLVEDSAEEESTLTKLGNTISSLFGGGTTPDAKENGTDTVQEEEESPAEGSKDEPGEQVELKEEAEAPVEDGSQPPPPEPKGDATPEGEKATEKENGDKSEAQKPSEKAEAGPEGVAPAPEGEKKQKPARKRRMVEEIGVELVVLDLPDLPEDKLAQSVQKLQDLTLRDLEKQEREKAANSLEAFIFETQDKLYQPEYQEVSTEEQREEISGKLSAASTWLEDEGVGATTVMLKEKLAELRKLCQGLFFRVEERKKWPERLSALDNLLNHSSMFLKGARLIPEMDQIFTEVEMTTLEKVINETWAWKNATLAEQAKLPATEKPVLLSKDIEAKMMALDREVQYLLNKAKFTKPRPRPKDKNGTRAEPPLNASASDQGEKVIPPAGQTEDAEPISEPEKVETGSEPGDTEPLELGGPGAEPEQKEQSTGQKRPLKNDEL; from the exons ATGGCAGACAAAGTTAGGAGGCAGAGGCCGAGGAGGCGAGTCTGTTGGGCCTTGGTGGCTGTGCTCTTGGCAGACCTGTTGGCACTGAGTG ATACACTGGCAGTGATGTCTGTGGACCTGGGCAGTGAGTCCATGAAGGTGGCCATTGTCAAACCTGGAGTGCCCATGGAAATTGTCTTGAATAA GGAATCTCGGAGGAAAACACCGGTGATCGTGAccctgaaagaaaatgaaagattctTTGGAGACAGTGCAGCAAGCATG GCGATTAAGAATCCAAAGGCTACGCTACGTTACTTCCAGCACCTCCTGGGGAAGCAGGCAGATAACCCCCATGTAGCTCTTTACCAGGCCCGCTTCCCGGAGCACGAGCTGACTTTCGACCCACAGAGGCAGACTGTGCACTTTCAGATCAGCTC GCAGCTGCAGTTCTCACCTGAGGAAGTGTTGGGCATGGTTCTCAATTATTCTCGTTCTCTAGCTGAAGATTTTGCAG AGCAGCCCATCAAGGATGCAGTGATCACCGTGCCAGTCTTCTTCAACCAGGCCGAGCGCCGAGCTGTGCTGCAGGCTGCTCGTATGgctggcctcaaagtgctgcagcTCATCAATGACAACACCGCCACTGCCCTCAGCTATGGTGTCTTCCGCCGGAAAGATATTAACACCACTGCCCAG AATATCATGTTCTATGACATGGGCTCAGGCAGCACCGTATGCACCATTGTGACCTACCAGATGGTGAAGACTAAGGAAGCTGGGATGCAGCCACAGCTGCAGATCCGGGGAGTAGG ATTTGACCGTACCCTGGGGGGCCTGGAGATGGAGCTCCGGCTTCGAGAACGCCTGGCTGGGCTTTTCAATGAGCAGCGCAAGGGTCAGAGAGCAAAGGATGTGCGGGAGAACCCGCGTGCCATGGCCAAGCTGCTGCGTGAGGCTAATCGGCTCAAAACCGTCCTCAGTGCCAACGCTGACCACATGGCACAG ATTGAAGGCCTGATGGATGATGTGGACTTCAAGGCAAAAGTGACTCGTGTGGAATTTGAGGAGTTGTGTGCAGACTTGTTTGAGCGGGTGCCTGGGCCTGTACAGCAGGCCCTCCAGAGTGCCGAAATGAGTCTG GATGAGATTGAGCAGGTGATCCTGGTGGGTGGGGCCACTCGGGTCCCCAGAGTTCAGGAGGTGCTGCTGAAGGCCGTGGGCAA ggaggagctggggaaGAACATCAATGCAGATGAAGCAGCCGCCATGGGGGCAGTGTACCAGGCAGCTGCGCTCAGCAAAGCCTTTAAAGTGAAGCCATTTGTCGTCCGAGATGCAGTGGTCTACCCCATCCTG GTGGAGTTCAcgagggaggtggaggaggagcctGGGATTCACAGCCTGAAGCACAATAAACGGGTACTCTTCTCTCGGATGGGGCCCTACCCTCAACGCAAAGTCATCACCTTTAACCGCTACAGCCATGATTTCAACTTCCACATCAACTACGGCGACCTGGGCTTCCTGGGGCCTGAAGATCTTCG GGTATTTGGCTCCCAGAATCTGACCACAGTGAAGCTAAAAGGGGTGGGTGACAGCTTCAAGAAGTATCCTGACTACGAGTCCAAGGGCATCAAGGCTCACTTCAACCTGGATGAGAGTGGCGTGCTCAGTCTAGACAGG GTGGAGTCTGTATTTGAGACACTGGTAGAGGACAGCGCAGAAGAGGAATCTACTCTCACCA AACTTGGCAACACCATTTCCAGCCTGTTTGGAGGCGGTACCACACCAGATGCCAAGGAGAATGGTACTGATACTGTCCAG gaggaagaggagagccCTGCAGAGGGGAGCAAGGACGAGCCTGGGGAGCAGGTGGAGCTcaaggaggaagctgaggccccaGTGGAGGATGGCtctcagcccccaccccctgaACCTAAGGGAGATGCAACCCCTGAGGGAGAAAAggccacagaaaaagaaaatggggacaAGTCTGAGGCCCAG AAACCAAgtgagaaggcagaggcagggcctGAGGGCGTCGCTCCAGCcccagagggagagaagaagcaGAAGCCCGCCAGGAAGCGGCGAATGGTAGAGGAGATCGGGGTGGAGCTGGTTGTTCTGGACCTGCCTGACTTGCCAGAGGATAAGCTGGCTCAGTCGGTGCAGAA ACTTCAGGACTTGACACTCCGAGACCTGGAGAAGCAGGAACGGGAAAAAGCTGCCAACAGCTTGGAAGCATTCATATTTGAGACCCAG GACAAGCTGTACCAGCCCGAGTACCAGGAAGTGTCCACAGAGGAGCAGCGTGAGGAGATCTCTGGGAAGCTCAGCGCCGCATCCACCTGGCTGGAGGATGAGGGTGTTGGAGCCACCACAGTG ATGTTGAAGGAGAAGCTGGCTGAGCTGAGGAAGCTGTGCCAAGGGCTGTTTTTTCGGGTAGAGGAGCGCAAGAAGTGGCCCGAACGGCTGTCTGCCCTCGATAATCTCCTCAACCATTCCAGCATGTTCCTCAA GGGGGCCCGGCTCATCCCAGAGATGGACCAGATCTTCACTGAGGTGGAGATGACAACGTTAGAGAAAGTCATCAATGAGACCTGG GCCTGGAAGAATGCAACTCTGGCCGAGCAGGCTAAGCTGCCCGCCACAGAGAAGCCTGTGTTGCTCTCAAAAGACATTGAAGCTAAGATGATGGCCCTGGACCGAGAGGTGCAGTATCTGCTCAATAAGGCCAAGTTTACCAAGCCCCGGCCCCGGCCTAAGGACAAGAATGGGACCCGGGCAGAGCCACCCCTCAATGCCAGTGCCAGTGACCAGGGGGAGAAGGTCATCCCTCCAGCAG GCCAGACTGAAGATGCAGAGCCCATTTCAGAACCTGAGAAAGTAGAGACTG
- the HYOU1 gene encoding hypoxia up-regulated protein 1 isoform 2 precursor (isoform 2 precursor is encoded by transcript variant 3), whose protein sequence is MADKVRRQRPRRRVCWALVAVLLADLLALSDTLAVMSVDLGSESMKVAIVKPGVPMEIVLNKESRRKTPVIVTLKENERFFGDSAASMAIKNPKATLRYFQHLLGKQADNPHVALYQARFPEHELTFDPQRQTVHFQISSQLQFSPEEVLGMVLNYSRSLAEDFAEQPIKDAVITVPVFFNQAERRAVLQAARMAGLKVLQLINDNTATALSYGVFRRKDINTTAQNIMFYDMGSGSTVCTIVTYQMVKTKEAGMQPQLQIRGVGFDRTLGGLEMELRLRERLAGLFNEQRKGQRAKDVRENPRAMAKLLREANRLKTVLSANADHMAQIEGLMDDVDFKAKVTRVEFEELCADLFERVPGPVQQALQSAEMSLDEIEQVILVGGATRVPRVQEVLLKAVGKEELGKNINADEAAAMGAVYQAAALSKAFKVKPFVVRDAVVYPILVEFTREVEEEPGIHSLKHNKRVLFSRMGPYPQRKVITFNRYSHDFNFHINYGDLGFLGPEDLRVFGSQNLTTVKLKGVGDSFKKYPDYESKGIKAHFNLDESGVLSLDRVESVFETLVEDSAEEESTLTKLGNTISSLFGGGTTPDAKENGTDTVQEEEESPAEGSKDEPGEQVELKEEAEAPVEDGSQPPPPEPKGDATPEGEKATEKENGDKSEAQKPSEKAEAGPEGVAPAPEGEKKQKPARKRRMVEEIGVELVVLDLPDLPEDKLAQSVQKLQDLTLRDLEKQEREKAANSLEAFIFETQDKLYQPEYQEVSTEEQREEISGKLSAASTWLEDEGVGATTVMLKEKLAELRKLCQGLFFRVEERKKWPERLSALDNLLNHSSMFLKGARLIPEMDQIFTEVEMTTLEKVINETWAWKNATLAEQAKLPATEKPVLLSKDIEAKMMALDREVQYLLNKAKFTKPRPRPKDKNGTRAEPPLNASASDQGEKVIPPAGQTEDAEPISEPEKVETAGSEPGDTEPLELGGPGAEPEQKEQSTGQKRPLKNDEL, encoded by the exons ATGGCAGACAAAGTTAGGAGGCAGAGGCCGAGGAGGCGAGTCTGTTGGGCCTTGGTGGCTGTGCTCTTGGCAGACCTGTTGGCACTGAGTG ATACACTGGCAGTGATGTCTGTGGACCTGGGCAGTGAGTCCATGAAGGTGGCCATTGTCAAACCTGGAGTGCCCATGGAAATTGTCTTGAATAA GGAATCTCGGAGGAAAACACCGGTGATCGTGAccctgaaagaaaatgaaagattctTTGGAGACAGTGCAGCAAGCATG GCGATTAAGAATCCAAAGGCTACGCTACGTTACTTCCAGCACCTCCTGGGGAAGCAGGCAGATAACCCCCATGTAGCTCTTTACCAGGCCCGCTTCCCGGAGCACGAGCTGACTTTCGACCCACAGAGGCAGACTGTGCACTTTCAGATCAGCTC GCAGCTGCAGTTCTCACCTGAGGAAGTGTTGGGCATGGTTCTCAATTATTCTCGTTCTCTAGCTGAAGATTTTGCAG AGCAGCCCATCAAGGATGCAGTGATCACCGTGCCAGTCTTCTTCAACCAGGCCGAGCGCCGAGCTGTGCTGCAGGCTGCTCGTATGgctggcctcaaagtgctgcagcTCATCAATGACAACACCGCCACTGCCCTCAGCTATGGTGTCTTCCGCCGGAAAGATATTAACACCACTGCCCAG AATATCATGTTCTATGACATGGGCTCAGGCAGCACCGTATGCACCATTGTGACCTACCAGATGGTGAAGACTAAGGAAGCTGGGATGCAGCCACAGCTGCAGATCCGGGGAGTAGG ATTTGACCGTACCCTGGGGGGCCTGGAGATGGAGCTCCGGCTTCGAGAACGCCTGGCTGGGCTTTTCAATGAGCAGCGCAAGGGTCAGAGAGCAAAGGATGTGCGGGAGAACCCGCGTGCCATGGCCAAGCTGCTGCGTGAGGCTAATCGGCTCAAAACCGTCCTCAGTGCCAACGCTGACCACATGGCACAG ATTGAAGGCCTGATGGATGATGTGGACTTCAAGGCAAAAGTGACTCGTGTGGAATTTGAGGAGTTGTGTGCAGACTTGTTTGAGCGGGTGCCTGGGCCTGTACAGCAGGCCCTCCAGAGTGCCGAAATGAGTCTG GATGAGATTGAGCAGGTGATCCTGGTGGGTGGGGCCACTCGGGTCCCCAGAGTTCAGGAGGTGCTGCTGAAGGCCGTGGGCAA ggaggagctggggaaGAACATCAATGCAGATGAAGCAGCCGCCATGGGGGCAGTGTACCAGGCAGCTGCGCTCAGCAAAGCCTTTAAAGTGAAGCCATTTGTCGTCCGAGATGCAGTGGTCTACCCCATCCTG GTGGAGTTCAcgagggaggtggaggaggagcctGGGATTCACAGCCTGAAGCACAATAAACGGGTACTCTTCTCTCGGATGGGGCCCTACCCTCAACGCAAAGTCATCACCTTTAACCGCTACAGCCATGATTTCAACTTCCACATCAACTACGGCGACCTGGGCTTCCTGGGGCCTGAAGATCTTCG GGTATTTGGCTCCCAGAATCTGACCACAGTGAAGCTAAAAGGGGTGGGTGACAGCTTCAAGAAGTATCCTGACTACGAGTCCAAGGGCATCAAGGCTCACTTCAACCTGGATGAGAGTGGCGTGCTCAGTCTAGACAGG GTGGAGTCTGTATTTGAGACACTGGTAGAGGACAGCGCAGAAGAGGAATCTACTCTCACCA AACTTGGCAACACCATTTCCAGCCTGTTTGGAGGCGGTACCACACCAGATGCCAAGGAGAATGGTACTGATACTGTCCAG gaggaagaggagagccCTGCAGAGGGGAGCAAGGACGAGCCTGGGGAGCAGGTGGAGCTcaaggaggaagctgaggccccaGTGGAGGATGGCtctcagcccccaccccctgaACCTAAGGGAGATGCAACCCCTGAGGGAGAAAAggccacagaaaaagaaaatggggacaAGTCTGAGGCCCAG AAACCAAgtgagaaggcagaggcagggcctGAGGGCGTCGCTCCAGCcccagagggagagaagaagcaGAAGCCCGCCAGGAAGCGGCGAATGGTAGAGGAGATCGGGGTGGAGCTGGTTGTTCTGGACCTGCCTGACTTGCCAGAGGATAAGCTGGCTCAGTCGGTGCAGAA ACTTCAGGACTTGACACTCCGAGACCTGGAGAAGCAGGAACGGGAAAAAGCTGCCAACAGCTTGGAAGCATTCATATTTGAGACCCAG GACAAGCTGTACCAGCCCGAGTACCAGGAAGTGTCCACAGAGGAGCAGCGTGAGGAGATCTCTGGGAAGCTCAGCGCCGCATCCACCTGGCTGGAGGATGAGGGTGTTGGAGCCACCACAGTG ATGTTGAAGGAGAAGCTGGCTGAGCTGAGGAAGCTGTGCCAAGGGCTGTTTTTTCGGGTAGAGGAGCGCAAGAAGTGGCCCGAACGGCTGTCTGCCCTCGATAATCTCCTCAACCATTCCAGCATGTTCCTCAA GGGGGCCCGGCTCATCCCAGAGATGGACCAGATCTTCACTGAGGTGGAGATGACAACGTTAGAGAAAGTCATCAATGAGACCTGG GCCTGGAAGAATGCAACTCTGGCCGAGCAGGCTAAGCTGCCCGCCACAGAGAAGCCTGTGTTGCTCTCAAAAGACATTGAAGCTAAGATGATGGCCCTGGACCGAGAGGTGCAGTATCTGCTCAATAAGGCCAAGTTTACCAAGCCCCGGCCCCGGCCTAAGGACAAGAATGGGACCCGGGCAGAGCCACCCCTCAATGCCAGTGCCAGTGACCAGGGGGAGAAGGTCATCCCTCCAGCAG GCCAGACTGAAGATGCAGAGCCCATTTCAGAACCTGAGAAAGTAGAGACTG
- the HYOU1 gene encoding hypoxia up-regulated protein 1 isoform X3, whose translation MADKVRRQRPRRRVCWALVAVLLADLLALSDTLAVMSVDLGSESMKVAIVKPGVPMEIVLNKESRRKTPVIVTLKENERFFGDSAASMAIKNPKATLRYFQHLLGKQADNPHVALYQARFPEHELTFDPQRQTVHFQISSQLQFSPEEVLGMVLNYSRSLAEDFAEQPIKDAVITVPVFFNQAERRAVLQAARMAGLKVLQLINDNTATALSYGVFRRKDINTTAQNIMFYDMGSGSTVCTIVTYQMVKTKEAGMQPQLQIRGVGFDRTLGGLEMELRLRERLAGLFNEQRKGQRAKDVRENPRAMAKLLREANRLKTVLSANADHMAQIEGLMDDVDFKAKVTRVEFEELCADLFERVPGPVQQALQSAEMSLDEIEQVILVGGATRVPRVQEVLLKAVGKEELGKNINADEAAAMGAVYQAAALSKAFKVKPFVVRDAVVYPILVEFTREVEEEPGIHSLKHNKRVLFSRMGPYPQRKVITFNRYSHDFNFHINYGDLGFLGPEDLRVFGSQNLTTVKLKGVGDSFKKYPDYESKGIKAHFNLDESGVLSLDRVESVFETLVEDSAEEESTLTKLGNTISSLFGGGTTPDAKENGTDTVQEEEESPAEGSKDEPGEQVELKEEAEAPVEDGSQPPPPEPKGDATPEGEKATEKENGDKSEAQKPSEKAEAGPEGVAPAPEGEKKQKPARKRRMVEEIGVELVVLDLPDLPEDKLAQSVQKLQDLTLRDLEKQEREKAANSLEAFIFETQDKLYQPEYQEVSTEEQREEISGKLSAASTWLEDEGVGATTVMLKEKLAELRKLCQGLFFRVEERKKWPERLSALDNLLNHSSMFLKGARLIPEMDQIFTEVEMTTLEKVINETWLGASPGLTHRPGRMQLWPSRLSCPPQRSLCCSQKTLKLR comes from the exons ATGGCAGACAAAGTTAGGAGGCAGAGGCCGAGGAGGCGAGTCTGTTGGGCCTTGGTGGCTGTGCTCTTGGCAGACCTGTTGGCACTGAGTG ATACACTGGCAGTGATGTCTGTGGACCTGGGCAGTGAGTCCATGAAGGTGGCCATTGTCAAACCTGGAGTGCCCATGGAAATTGTCTTGAATAA GGAATCTCGGAGGAAAACACCGGTGATCGTGAccctgaaagaaaatgaaagattctTTGGAGACAGTGCAGCAAGCATG GCGATTAAGAATCCAAAGGCTACGCTACGTTACTTCCAGCACCTCCTGGGGAAGCAGGCAGATAACCCCCATGTAGCTCTTTACCAGGCCCGCTTCCCGGAGCACGAGCTGACTTTCGACCCACAGAGGCAGACTGTGCACTTTCAGATCAGCTC GCAGCTGCAGTTCTCACCTGAGGAAGTGTTGGGCATGGTTCTCAATTATTCTCGTTCTCTAGCTGAAGATTTTGCAG AGCAGCCCATCAAGGATGCAGTGATCACCGTGCCAGTCTTCTTCAACCAGGCCGAGCGCCGAGCTGTGCTGCAGGCTGCTCGTATGgctggcctcaaagtgctgcagcTCATCAATGACAACACCGCCACTGCCCTCAGCTATGGTGTCTTCCGCCGGAAAGATATTAACACCACTGCCCAG AATATCATGTTCTATGACATGGGCTCAGGCAGCACCGTATGCACCATTGTGACCTACCAGATGGTGAAGACTAAGGAAGCTGGGATGCAGCCACAGCTGCAGATCCGGGGAGTAGG ATTTGACCGTACCCTGGGGGGCCTGGAGATGGAGCTCCGGCTTCGAGAACGCCTGGCTGGGCTTTTCAATGAGCAGCGCAAGGGTCAGAGAGCAAAGGATGTGCGGGAGAACCCGCGTGCCATGGCCAAGCTGCTGCGTGAGGCTAATCGGCTCAAAACCGTCCTCAGTGCCAACGCTGACCACATGGCACAG ATTGAAGGCCTGATGGATGATGTGGACTTCAAGGCAAAAGTGACTCGTGTGGAATTTGAGGAGTTGTGTGCAGACTTGTTTGAGCGGGTGCCTGGGCCTGTACAGCAGGCCCTCCAGAGTGCCGAAATGAGTCTG GATGAGATTGAGCAGGTGATCCTGGTGGGTGGGGCCACTCGGGTCCCCAGAGTTCAGGAGGTGCTGCTGAAGGCCGTGGGCAA ggaggagctggggaaGAACATCAATGCAGATGAAGCAGCCGCCATGGGGGCAGTGTACCAGGCAGCTGCGCTCAGCAAAGCCTTTAAAGTGAAGCCATTTGTCGTCCGAGATGCAGTGGTCTACCCCATCCTG GTGGAGTTCAcgagggaggtggaggaggagcctGGGATTCACAGCCTGAAGCACAATAAACGGGTACTCTTCTCTCGGATGGGGCCCTACCCTCAACGCAAAGTCATCACCTTTAACCGCTACAGCCATGATTTCAACTTCCACATCAACTACGGCGACCTGGGCTTCCTGGGGCCTGAAGATCTTCG GGTATTTGGCTCCCAGAATCTGACCACAGTGAAGCTAAAAGGGGTGGGTGACAGCTTCAAGAAGTATCCTGACTACGAGTCCAAGGGCATCAAGGCTCACTTCAACCTGGATGAGAGTGGCGTGCTCAGTCTAGACAGG GTGGAGTCTGTATTTGAGACACTGGTAGAGGACAGCGCAGAAGAGGAATCTACTCTCACCA AACTTGGCAACACCATTTCCAGCCTGTTTGGAGGCGGTACCACACCAGATGCCAAGGAGAATGGTACTGATACTGTCCAG gaggaagaggagagccCTGCAGAGGGGAGCAAGGACGAGCCTGGGGAGCAGGTGGAGCTcaaggaggaagctgaggccccaGTGGAGGATGGCtctcagcccccaccccctgaACCTAAGGGAGATGCAACCCCTGAGGGAGAAAAggccacagaaaaagaaaatggggacaAGTCTGAGGCCCAG AAACCAAgtgagaaggcagaggcagggcctGAGGGCGTCGCTCCAGCcccagagggagagaagaagcaGAAGCCCGCCAGGAAGCGGCGAATGGTAGAGGAGATCGGGGTGGAGCTGGTTGTTCTGGACCTGCCTGACTTGCCAGAGGATAAGCTGGCTCAGTCGGTGCAGAA ACTTCAGGACTTGACACTCCGAGACCTGGAGAAGCAGGAACGGGAAAAAGCTGCCAACAGCTTGGAAGCATTCATATTTGAGACCCAG GACAAGCTGTACCAGCCCGAGTACCAGGAAGTGTCCACAGAGGAGCAGCGTGAGGAGATCTCTGGGAAGCTCAGCGCCGCATCCACCTGGCTGGAGGATGAGGGTGTTGGAGCCACCACAGTG ATGTTGAAGGAGAAGCTGGCTGAGCTGAGGAAGCTGTGCCAAGGGCTGTTTTTTCGGGTAGAGGAGCGCAAGAAGTGGCCCGAACGGCTGTCTGCCCTCGATAATCTCCTCAACCATTCCAGCATGTTCCTCAA GGGGGCCCGGCTCATCCCAGAGATGGACCAGATCTTCACTGAGGTGGAGATGACAACGTTAGAGAAAGTCATCAATGAGACCTGG CTTGGAGCCTCTCCTGGTCTCACCCACAGGCCTGGAAGAATGCAACTCTGGCCGAGCAGGCTAAGCTGCCCGCCACAGAGAAGCCTGTGTTGCTCTCAAAAGACATTGAAGCTAAGATGA